The sequence below is a genomic window from Pseudomonadota bacterium.
GCATTTATCTCACTGAAGATGGAGATGAACTGGAGAACAACGAAAATAGGGAAGGTACGTCCTAATTTGCCCCTCTATAAAAAATTTACACAATTATGTTGACAGTACCATACCAACATTCATAAGTCACATTGCCTGAAAAGATAGCCCATACAGTCTCATACAGAAGATGAAATATTCCATACCAATTTGCCTTCATTCATATAACTTTGTTGCCTTCGTCATCATCTCCTCGACGTACTAAAATGTACGCCTCCGTCGCCTCCTCCTTGTCGCCTCGTTCTATCTTTGAATCCGAATTGGTATCAATCGATATTTATCAGCTTTTCCTGTCCATGATTTCCCGGATTTTTGATGCAAGGGTTTCAAAGGAATAGGGTTTTTGAATAGCGTCGATCCCTTCTTCAAGGATGAAGTTTGTGTGGATGCCATCAAGGCTGTATCCAGTTACAAAGAGGGGGCGAACGGAAGGTTTGATCTTTTTCATCTCTTCATAAGTCTCGCGACCACCAAGTTTCGGCATAACAACATCGAGAAGAACAAGATGAATTTCGTTAGGCTTCTCCTTATAAATTTCGATGCCTTCTTCGCCATTTGATGCTAAAAGAACACTATATCCAAGGGTCTGTAATATCTCTGATGCAATTTCTCTCAAATCTTTTTCATCCTCAACAATCAGTATTGTTTCGTTTCCGCCCCTTATTGATTTTGTGGTTTCTTCCACGGCTTCAATGGTTTCCTGAATGGAAGGGAGAAATACTTTAAAAGTGGTGCCTACATCCAGCTCGCTATAGACGTTTATAAATCCACCGTGCTGTTTTACCAATCCGTAAACAACGGACAACCCGAGTCCGCTCCCGCTTTTCCTGGTAGTGAAGAAAGGCTCGAATATCTTATTCAGCATATCTTTGCGTATGCCAATCCCGGTATCTGTAACCGAAAGGACAACGTAGTCCCCGGGTACGGCGTCGACATTGTATTGGCAGTATGCCTGGGATATACTTGCCGTGGTTATGTCAATGGACAATTTGCCGCCATCGGGCATTGCATCCCTGGCATTTATGACAAGATTGAGCAAAATCTGGTTTATCTGAGCGACATCAGCTTTAATTACAGGAAGTTCCGGTTTCGAGATAATGCTCATTTCAATATGCTCACCGATTACCCTGCGAACCATCTTTTCAAAACTCATGGTAACAGCATTCAAATCTACTACCTTCAGTTCCAGGACTTGCTGCCTGCTGAAGGCAAGCAGTTGTTTTACAAAATCAGCTGCCCTTGTTGTTGCCTTTTCGATGGATGTCAGGTAATCGCATGTTTTGTCCTCAGGCGGAAGGTTTATTTTTGCAAGTTGCGTATTACCGAGAATGATGCCGAGTATATTGTTAAAATCATGGGCTATCCCGCCTGCAAGTCTTCCTACGGTTTCCATTTTCTGAGATTGAATGAGTTGCTGCTCAAGTACCCTCTCTTTGCTCATGTCGAGGAGCGTTCCGATTATTGCAGGTTTTCCTTTGTAGAATATAAAACCTCCGACGGCTTTAATGGGGCGCAGTTCACCGTTTTTGTGCCGGATTGAATAATTGAGCTCAACACTTTTCAGTTCGCCGCTGTATCTTTTTCTAATACTCTCCTCGACTACGGGGAGGTCTTCAGGCAGGAGAAAGTCTTTTGGGCCGAGCTTATCAACGATCTCACTGTATTCGTAGCCATGTATCTCGCAGAATTTCTTGTTCACAAACCTGAATAATCCGTCCTGAATAATATAGACGCCAAAATGGGATTCTTCGACAATACTCCGGTATCTATCTTCTGATTCAAAAAGCGCATCTTCCGCGAGCTTCCGGTCGGTTATGTTTTCAATGGTGCCTTCGTAACAGATCGTATTATCTGAGAGATCTTTCACTGCATGGGCATTCACGGAAATCCATATTTTGGTCATATCTTTCCTGTATACCTGTGTTTCAAATCCCTGAACCGTACCGGTTCTCTCGATAAGCGTCTTAAACCTTAAACGGTCTTCGGGAATGACGTACTGCTCTTTCCCGATATCGGTTAAACTCATTATCATGCCCTGGGGTGATTCAAACCCGTACATTTTTGCAAGTGCAGGATTTACATTAAGATACATCCCGTCGGTTGTTGTCTGGAAGATGCCTTCCACGGCGTTTTCAAAAATGCTCCGGTATTTCTCTTCGCTTTCCTTTAAAGCGTTTTCTATGCGTTTTTGTTCCGTGACGTTTCTTATGATTACGATAATCTGGTTGTCAAGGAGAGGCAGGAGCCTTGCTTCGTAAAAATATTCATCTCCATTAAACATGATAGAATATTCCATCCTTGCTGTTGAAAAAGTATTTTGAACCTGTTGCATTGCCTCCTTAAACTTTGCTCCTACCTCCGGTACGGGGATGCCAAAAATCTTGCTCCCGATTATTTTTTCACGAGATATATAAAGATCAGCAGAGTTGCCGGCTTTACAGTCAAGGATTGTGCCTTCATAGTCTAAACGGAAGAAAAGGTCCGGCAGGGCCTCAAAAATTATCCTCATTTCAGAATTTGCCTGAAGTAATTCCTGCGAGCTCAACTCAAGGGACCGCTCAAGCATGTTACGGTCAGTGTCGAACTCTTTATAGGCAGTGTCGACTGCATCGATAAATCTCTGCCATTTTTCGGGGATTGTAACCGGTTCTCCGAAAATTTTCTTAAGCTGTCGCCTCAACAGGCTGTGGTATTGGTGATCCATGAATTATGCTTCGGCAAATGTTGTAATGGTCATCGTCTGGTTGTGCAGTGCGCATCTTGCACCGAAGGCAAAGGGGGAAATCTCCCCATATGAATAGAATCCCGTCAGCAACGCCTGTTTGCCCAGTATGTCGTGGGCGGCCTCTACCTCTTCTTCTATCCGCTGTTTTAAAACGAGCTTTCTTCCAACGCAGCTTATGAGGATCGCAAGCTCCGTCGCAACAGAACCCATTGCTTCATGACTTGTTTTAGCTGCGCCCTGTGATCCGTCGATGAGCCGCTCGAAATTCGCCTTCATAAAACGGGCATACGCTCCTTCAGGGACATCGCCCGCAAAGGTCATGCTCTGGTTTTCTTCATTTACCGAGAGGATGGTTCTGACGATGCCGCTCTGACCTGTTTTTGTCCTTATACTCAAAGGAAAGAGAAGACCTGTGGCGGGAAGCCCCTTTGCGTGTTCCCCAAGATACGTTTTATATATCTCCAGCGCAGAACGGCCATCTAATTCGAAGAGCACATTTTCTTTCGATTTCGTGATTAGTCGTTCCGGGCCAAAGGGATCCCATCCGCCCATTGATCCATAGCCGATTTTCAGGTCTTTTCCATAGAAACCCAAGATTGCAAGGGTATTTTTGTCAGGAAGGTCATCACAGAAGACGAATGTCTCTTCAAAACGATCGCCATTCCCTGCAAGGCCGCCGGTAACGGTTACATCTTCGGGAAGATTAGCCGTTAAACCATTCACGAGTTCGCTCCCGTTCACATTCAGGCCGTCGGAAAGAACAAGGGCATGCACAAGACCTTCTTTTTCAATGGAGTTTGCTAACTTTTCCCCAGCCTGAAAGCTGCTGGTAGCATCTTTTAATTTTATCTGGGAACCGATAAAACGTGACCGTTCGAATTCTATACAGGTTGCTACAACAGAATTATCAAATACCCGGGTATTGTAAATTTCCCCTGCCGTTGAGCACCCAAAGGTATGCGCCTTCGGATATACCTTTTTGATATCATCAATAAATTTAAGCTCTTTTAATGCATCTGTGGCA
It includes:
- a CDS encoding PAS domain S-box protein, translated to MDHQYHSLLRRQLKKIFGEPVTIPEKWQRFIDAVDTAYKEFDTDRNMLERSLELSSQELLQANSEMRIIFEALPDLFFRLDYEGTILDCKAGNSADLYISREKIIGSKIFGIPVPEVGAKFKEAMQQVQNTFSTARMEYSIMFNGDEYFYEARLLPLLDNQIIVIIRNVTEQKRIENALKESEEKYRSIFENAVEGIFQTTTDGMYLNVNPALAKMYGFESPQGMIMSLTDIGKEQYVIPEDRLRFKTLIERTGTVQGFETQVYRKDMTKIWISVNAHAVKDLSDNTICYEGTIENITDRKLAEDALFESEDRYRSIVEESHFGVYIIQDGLFRFVNKKFCEIHGYEYSEIVDKLGPKDFLLPEDLPVVEESIRKRYSGELKSVELNYSIRHKNGELRPIKAVGGFIFYKGKPAIIGTLLDMSKERVLEQQLIQSQKMETVGRLAGGIAHDFNNILGIILGNTQLAKINLPPEDKTCDYLTSIEKATTRAADFVKQLLAFSRQQVLELKVVDLNAVTMSFEKMVRRVIGEHIEMSIISKPELPVIKADVAQINQILLNLVINARDAMPDGGKLSIDITTASISQAYCQYNVDAVPGDYVVLSVTDTGIGIRKDMLNKIFEPFFTTRKSGSGLGLSVVYGLVKQHGGFINVYSELDVGTTFKVFLPSIQETIEAVEETTKSIRGGNETILIVEDEKDLREIASEILQTLGYSVLLASNGEEGIEIYKEKPNEIHLVLLDVVMPKLGGRETYEEMKKIKPSVRPLFVTGYSLDGIHTNFILEEGIDAIQKPYSFETLASKIREIMDRKS
- a CDS encoding FIST C-terminal domain-containing protein translates to MRIEQSIWTKENGWSPKIGKQSKENIQLVMLFGATDALKELKFIDDIKKVYPKAHTFGCSTAGEIYNTRVFDNSVVATCIEFERSRFIGSQIKLKDATSSFQAGEKLANSIEKEGLVHALVLSDGLNVNGSELVNGLTANLPEDVTVTGGLAGNGDRFEETFVFCDDLPDKNTLAILGFYGKDLKIGYGSMGGWDPFGPERLITKSKENVLFELDGRSALEIYKTYLGEHAKGLPATGLLFPLSIRTKTGQSGIVRTILSVNEENQSMTFAGDVPEGAYARFMKANFERLIDGSQGAAKTSHEAMGSVATELAILISCVGRKLVLKQRIEEEVEAAHDILGKQALLTGFYSYGEISPFAFGARCALHNQTMTITTFAEA